The genomic stretch CCACCACCGCCAGTGCCACATAGCGCTTGAAGCGTTCCAGCCCCCGGTCGGGGCAATAGTCCAGCCCATGGACTTCCAGTGCGTTGATGCCGGATTCCACCGCTGAGTGCTGGCGTCTGGCCTGGACAAACGCCGGGTCGGTTTCACGGGCAGTGTCCGCCTGGCTCCAGCGGCCCTTTTTCGGCAACACCACCCGGTCGAGCAGTTCGGCCAGTTCGCGCTGGTTGGCCGGTGAGTGGAACCCCTTGTCAAAGCTGCACGCGCTCAGGGAGGGGAACAGCGCTTTGGCTTGCTTAACCATGGTCACGGCAATCTCACTGTCGGGGCAGTGTTGCATCACTTGGTGGTGGAGGATGAAGCCGTCAGCCGATTCCATCACGCACACGTTCAGGCCCAGCTCCACCGGCACACCGGCTTTGCCCTTGCTGAGCCATTCGCTGTAATCCTCGAAGAGGGAGAAGATCTTGTCGCCGTGGGGGATGGTTTCCCCGTCCAGCACCCGCCGCCGCACCAGGTCAACCTGATGCCACCCGTACCCCAGCCAGCGCTGGAGGTCGTTGCCCGACCGGCTGTCCAGCAGGCTGAGGGGCAGGTCAGCCACCGTTTCCTCCACTTTCGACAACAGCGCGGCGCACAGGCCAGGGTAGGTGTGGTGGGCGTCACGGATGGCCTGTTGCCGGGTGGCCTGCTTGTCCGGGTCTTGGGAGCTGGAGTGCTTGAGCTTCTGCGCATGACGGCAGGCTTTCTTCACCTGGCGGAGATTGTACTGCCATTGCCGCCAGCGGCTGTCGCCGTGCCCTTCACACCAATCGGCCACCGTGCGCACCGAACAACGCACCGCGTCGTACAACAGGTTGATGTCGGTCGGGTAGTGGATGTTGCTTTCCACCACGAAGGAGTCACAACGGGCGCTCAGCGGCGCGGCTTTTTTTTTAGCAGCTTGTGACCGGCCTCCACCACCAACTGGTTGATGCGTTGCAGGCTGGCTTCGTCCACCAGAGCGGCGTTGTCCTTGACCGTTTGCAGCTTGTACTCATCGTCATCATCCCAGAAACCATGCCCCAGCATCTGACGGATGCTGCGGTGCTGGTTCGCCATCTCCAGCAGCCGGTCATAGTCCCAGTTCAGGTTCACCCGCAATGTCGCCAGCACCAGCGCATTCCACAGATCCATGCCGGGGCGTCCACGGCTGGCGTCCACCTCCGCCGGAACCCGCTTTTCCAGCACCGCAAACACCGCCTCACGCAGTTCGTCTGTCACATAAATGTATTGCAGCCCTTGCAACACCTGCGGGATGTCGTCCCGCGAACGTGGGTTGAAGGTCAGCCTGCCGATGTCAGCGTGACCCAGGCGAAGTTGGCGGGCGATCACTTCACGCATCGTGTGTCTCCTGCGAAGTTTGGCGGATGGATGCCCTATTTTGCCCTATTTTGGGCGCTTTTGCAGCTTTCTGGCCTGCTTCCGGGAAATCTTAGGGCAAGGAAAACGGGCGTAGCATCTTGATCGGAA from Thiothrix litoralis encodes the following:
- a CDS encoding ISNCY family transposase (programmed frameshift); translated protein: MREVIARQLRLGHADIGRLTFNPRSRDDIPQVLQGLQYIYVTDELREAVFAVLEKRVPAEVDASRGRPGMDLWNALVLATLRVNLNWDYDRLLEMANQHRSIRQMLGHGFWDDDDEYKLQTVKDNAALVDEASLQRINQLVVEAGHKLLKKKAAPLSARCDSFVVESNIHYPTDINLLYDAVRCSVRTVADWCEGHGDSRWRQWQYNLRQVKKACRHAQKLKHSSSQDPDKQATRQQAIRDAHHTYPGLCAALLSKVEETVADLPLSLLDSRSGNDLQRWLGYGWHQVDLVRRRVLDGETIPHGDKIFSLFEDYSEWLSKGKAGVPVELGLNVCVMESADGFILHHQVMQHCPDSEIAVTMVKQAKALFPSLSACSFDKGFHSPANQRELAELLDRVVLPKKGRWSQADTARETDPAFVQARRQHSAVESGINALEVHGLDYCPDRGLERFKRYVALAVVGRNLQKVGAILQARALEALQKDERRRQRQAA